A window of the Narcine bancroftii isolate sNarBan1 chromosome 4, sNarBan1.hap1, whole genome shotgun sequence genome harbors these coding sequences:
- the LOC138761454 gene encoding uncharacterized protein isoform X2 — protein MQHRGCLQVAMDAVVGRRGSGQGSGVAVPALKQVALLLHLLIVVGAAPRPDCATGNTTGFRGERHITPAVGCTNLVETKLNFNLTLSHSNVTGASQDKDLDQTMGEPAPVKPAESVPQVDDQVTSDAQQSAGGSSTTARQSTKRKKDLGVLVIRSLNVDKTKEMLVDFRRTRNDHPLHINNTVVESIKFLGVHLTSDLKWTLVRKAQQRLHFLRRLERARLPATITSTFDRSSSESVLAS, from the exons ATGCAGCATCGAGGTTGTTTACAAGTTGCAATGGATGCGGTTGTTGGACGTCGGGGGTCGGGGCAGGGCAGCGGAGTCGCCGTCCCGGCCCTGAAACAGGTCGCTCTGCTCCTGCATCTGTTGATCGTGGTTGGAGCTGCCCCGCGACCAG ATTGTGCAACTGGCAACACGACAGGTTTCAGAGGCGAGCGGCACATTACACCAGCTGTGGGTTGTACAAACCTAGTGGAAACGAAGCTGAATTTCAACTTGACTCTCTCTCACAGCAACGTCACAG GTGCTTCTCAGGACAAAGACCTCGACCAGACAATGGGAGAGCCAGCCCCCGTGAAACCCGCAGAGAGCGTGCCTCAGGTCGATGACCAGGTGACGTCCGATGCCCAGCAATCTGCTGGTGGGAGCAGCACCACAGCGAGGCAGTCAACCAAACGGAAGAAGGACCTTGGAGTTCTAG TCATCCGGAGTCtaaacgtggacaagacaaaggagatgctcgtggacttcaggaggaccaggaacgaccaccctctacacatcaacaacactgtagtggagagcatcaagttccttggagttcacttaaccagtgacctaaagtggacacttgtcaggaaagcgcaacagcgactgcacttcttgagaagactggagcgggcaaggctaccggccaccatcacgtcaaccttcgACAGGAGCTCTagtgagagcgtcctggccagctga
- the LOC138761454 gene encoding phosphoinositide-3-kinase-interacting protein 1-like isoform X3, with protein sequence MQHRGCLQVAMDAVVGRRGSGQGSGVAVPALKQVALLLHLLIVVGAAPRPDCATGNTTGFRGERHITPAVGCTNLVETKLNFNLTLSHSNVTGASQDKDLDQTMGEPAPVKPAESVPQVDDQVTSDAQQSAGGSSTTARQSTKRKKDLGVLGQVLAIGMIVIIILLGSGIAVGYVCKRGHDLKKQQEQRACEREIQRIMLPLSAFSNPGCELDDEVTVVMVSPQTQTGENEAGASTPGA encoded by the exons ATGCAGCATCGAGGTTGTTTACAAGTTGCAATGGATGCGGTTGTTGGACGTCGGGGGTCGGGGCAGGGCAGCGGAGTCGCCGTCCCGGCCCTGAAACAGGTCGCTCTGCTCCTGCATCTGTTGATCGTGGTTGGAGCTGCCCCGCGACCAG ATTGTGCAACTGGCAACACGACAGGTTTCAGAGGCGAGCGGCACATTACACCAGCTGTGGGTTGTACAAACCTAGTGGAAACGAAGCTGAATTTCAACTTGACTCTCTCTCACAGCAACGTCACAG GTGCTTCTCAGGACAAAGACCTCGACCAGACAATGGGAGAGCCAGCCCCCGTGAAACCCGCAGAGAGCGTGCCTCAGGTCGATGACCAGGTGACGTCCGATGCCCAGCAATCTGCTGGTGGGAGCAGCACCACAGCGAGGCAGTCAACCAAACGGAAGAAGGACCTTGGAGTTCTAG GTCAGGTGTTGGCCATCGGGATGATTGTCATCATCATACTTTTGGGTTCTGGAATCGCAGTCGGCTACGTCTGCAAACG AGGACACGACTTAAAAAAGCAGCAGGAGCAGCGAGCGTGCGAGCGGGAAATCCAGCGGATCATGCTACCGCTGTCAGCCTTCAGCAATCCAGGCTGTGAGCTGGACGACGAAGTCACTGTGGTGATGGTGAGCCCCCAGACCCAgactggggaaaatgaggcgggggcCAGCACTCCCGGGGCATGA
- the LOC138761454 gene encoding phosphoinositide-3-kinase-interacting protein 1-like isoform X1 has product MQHRGCLQVAMDAVVGRRGSGQGSGVAVPALKQVALLLHLLIVVGAAPRPDCATGNTTGFRGERHITPAVGCTNLVETKLNFNLTLSHSNVTGASQDKDLDQTMGEPAPVKPAESVPQVDDQVTSDAQQSAGGSSTTARQSTKRKKDLGVLGTVCTGIMGQVLAIGMIVIIILLGSGIAVGYVCKRGHDLKKQQEQRACEREIQRIMLPLSAFSNPGCELDDEVTVVMVSPQTQTGENEAGASTPGA; this is encoded by the exons ATGCAGCATCGAGGTTGTTTACAAGTTGCAATGGATGCGGTTGTTGGACGTCGGGGGTCGGGGCAGGGCAGCGGAGTCGCCGTCCCGGCCCTGAAACAGGTCGCTCTGCTCCTGCATCTGTTGATCGTGGTTGGAGCTGCCCCGCGACCAG ATTGTGCAACTGGCAACACGACAGGTTTCAGAGGCGAGCGGCACATTACACCAGCTGTGGGTTGTACAAACCTAGTGGAAACGAAGCTGAATTTCAACTTGACTCTCTCTCACAGCAACGTCACAG GTGCTTCTCAGGACAAAGACCTCGACCAGACAATGGGAGAGCCAGCCCCCGTGAAACCCGCAGAGAGCGTGCCTCAGGTCGATGACCAGGTGACGTCCGATGCCCAGCAATCTGCTGGTGGGAGCAGCACCACAGCGAGGCAGTCAACCAAACGGAAGAAGGACCTTGGAGTTCTAGGTACTGTCTGCACTGGCATCATGG GTCAGGTGTTGGCCATCGGGATGATTGTCATCATCATACTTTTGGGTTCTGGAATCGCAGTCGGCTACGTCTGCAAACG AGGACACGACTTAAAAAAGCAGCAGGAGCAGCGAGCGTGCGAGCGGGAAATCCAGCGGATCATGCTACCGCTGTCAGCCTTCAGCAATCCAGGCTGTGAGCTGGACGACGAAGTCACTGTGGTGATGGTGAGCCCCCAGACCCAgactggggaaaatgaggcgggggcCAGCACTCCCGGGGCATGA
- the LOC138761454 gene encoding uncharacterized protein isoform X4, translating to MQHRGCLQVAMDAVVGRRGSGQGSGVAVPALKQVALLLHLLIVVGAAPRPDCATGNTTGFRGERHITPAVGCTNLVETKLNFNLTLSHSNVTGASQDKDLDQTMGEPAPVKPAESVPQVDDQVTSDAQQSAGGSSTTARQSTKRKKDLGVLDVWPAEFVLSPRGGNNSQQEELLESSQCPGRERWRSCYQRQNNLLQVCSCCLALAVGTSPGVDKYSWEGLAYCSLKSAFEFVINICIN from the exons ATGCAGCATCGAGGTTGTTTACAAGTTGCAATGGATGCGGTTGTTGGACGTCGGGGGTCGGGGCAGGGCAGCGGAGTCGCCGTCCCGGCCCTGAAACAGGTCGCTCTGCTCCTGCATCTGTTGATCGTGGTTGGAGCTGCCCCGCGACCAG ATTGTGCAACTGGCAACACGACAGGTTTCAGAGGCGAGCGGCACATTACACCAGCTGTGGGTTGTACAAACCTAGTGGAAACGAAGCTGAATTTCAACTTGACTCTCTCTCACAGCAACGTCACAG GTGCTTCTCAGGACAAAGACCTCGACCAGACAATGGGAGAGCCAGCCCCCGTGAAACCCGCAGAGAGCGTGCCTCAGGTCGATGACCAGGTGACGTCCGATGCCCAGCAATCTGCTGGTGGGAGCAGCACCACAGCGAGGCAGTCAACCAAACGGAAGAAGGACCTTGGAGTTCTAG atgtgtggcctgctgagtttgtcctctctccgagaggtggtaacaactctcagcaagaagaacttctagagtccagccaatgtcccggtcgggagaggtggagaagctgctaccagcgccaaaacaacctactacaagtgtgcagttgttgccttgctttggcagttgggacaagtccaggcgttgataagtatagttgggaagggcttgcatattgtagtttgaaatcagcttttgaatttgtaataaacatttgtataaactga